A single Methylomonas sp. AM2-LC DNA region contains:
- a CDS encoding TIGR00730 family Rossman fold protein — translation MSAITSLCVYCGSSSGRLPVYTEAALQLAASLVSRNIRLVYGGASIGLMGSVADEVLRLGGTVVGVIPKALAHKEVIHANLTELHITQSMHERKLKMAQLADAFIALPGGIGTLEELFEIWTWAQLGMHSKPCGLLNVAGYYDGLNTFLEHVMAEQFVKAQHHALLMVEEHADVLLERFMRYQPPAVRRWVDEAEI, via the coding sequence ATGTCTGCTATCACCAGTCTGTGTGTTTATTGTGGTTCCAGTTCGGGACGATTACCTGTTTATACAGAAGCGGCACTACAGCTGGCAGCCAGTTTAGTCAGTCGCAACATACGCCTGGTGTATGGCGGTGCCAGTATTGGGTTAATGGGCAGCGTGGCCGATGAAGTCTTACGATTGGGGGGCACAGTGGTGGGGGTAATTCCAAAAGCATTGGCACATAAGGAAGTGATACATGCCAATCTGACAGAATTGCATATTACCCAATCCATGCACGAGCGTAAATTAAAAATGGCGCAGTTAGCCGATGCGTTTATTGCATTGCCGGGCGGTATAGGTACCCTGGAAGAATTGTTTGAAATCTGGACATGGGCGCAACTGGGCATGCATAGCAAACCTTGTGGTTTATTAAATGTGGCAGGTTACTACGACGGGTTGAACACATTTTTAGAACACGTCATGGCCGAGCAGTTTGTAAAAGCACAGCATCATGCTCTGCTAATGGTTGAAGAACACGCAGATGTGCTGTTAGAGCGTTTTATGCGTTATCAGCCACCAGCAGTCAGGCGCTGGGTGGACGAAGCCGAGATTTAA
- a CDS encoding TolC family outer membrane protein codes for MLKQLLIIPAFLATVSLWASSVCAAPKPQSLLDIYNLALQHDQNLASALSANQAAQELIEQGKALYRPSVSFNASTNASRINIHYQGNNLPFPSGSRSYEGYQYGFEARQPLFRMQNLVQMQQLHTQVNQADKQLHLSQQNLLLRSTENYFAVLLAQDKLNLILAQKAAIVRQLDEAKSRFDVGSATITDANEAQARYDLIVAQEIAQQAAVEIAKRTVQEMTGEPLQTLAKVKANLTPNTLSQNLNQWLEVAADNNLNIQIQQDMAKYAEQEIDRNQAEHLPTLDAVANYTETYANGSSYGFGSDLSSGVIGVQLQVPLYQGGATSSRVRQASINKQKALDDVSQARRHTELETQRAYLNLTTSIAQVAAYSQALVSSQSQLDSTHISYGAGIRTSVEYLNAQQQLFSAKRDLLEARYQYLMNIVRLKNIAGIINEEDIADINQQLEVEVAAE; via the coding sequence ATGCTTAAACAACTACTCATTATTCCAGCCTTTTTGGCTACTGTATCGTTGTGGGCAAGCTCTGTCTGTGCGGCCCCCAAACCCCAATCACTATTAGATATTTATAATCTGGCTTTACAGCATGACCAGAATTTAGCTTCAGCATTAAGTGCTAATCAAGCCGCACAAGAACTGATAGAACAGGGTAAAGCCTTGTATCGTCCGTCGGTGTCGTTCAATGCCAGTACCAATGCTTCGCGGATAAATATTCATTATCAGGGCAATAATCTGCCCTTCCCTAGCGGTTCACGTTCCTATGAAGGTTATCAATACGGCTTCGAAGCCCGCCAACCCTTGTTCCGCATGCAAAATCTGGTACAAATGCAACAACTGCATACTCAGGTTAACCAAGCCGACAAGCAATTACATTTAAGCCAGCAAAACCTGCTGTTGCGCAGTACCGAAAATTATTTTGCGGTGCTGTTAGCGCAAGATAAACTGAATTTGATTCTGGCGCAAAAAGCCGCCATTGTCAGGCAGTTGGACGAAGCCAAATCGCGTTTCGATGTGGGCAGCGCCACTATTACCGATGCTAACGAAGCGCAGGCCAGATATGATTTAATTGTTGCCCAGGAAATTGCCCAACAAGCTGCCGTGGAAATTGCCAAACGCACTGTACAGGAAATGACTGGCGAACCTCTGCAAACCCTGGCTAAGGTGAAAGCCAATCTCACGCCCAATACCTTAAGCCAAAACCTTAACCAGTGGTTAGAAGTGGCGGCCGACAATAATTTAAACATCCAAATTCAGCAAGATATGGCTAAATATGCTGAGCAGGAAATAGACCGTAATCAAGCCGAACATCTACCCACTTTAGATGCCGTAGCCAACTATACCGAAACCTATGCCAATGGCAGTAGCTATGGTTTTGGTAGTGATTTAAGCAGTGGCGTCATTGGTGTGCAATTACAAGTACCTTTGTATCAGGGTGGTGCTACCAGCTCACGCGTCAGACAAGCCAGCATCAATAAACAAAAAGCCCTGGATGATGTAAGTCAGGCACGTCGCCATACCGAACTTGAAACACAGCGTGCCTATTTAAATTTAACCACCAGCATTGCGCAAGTAGCCGCCTACAGCCAAGCCTTAGTCAGCAGCCAAAGCCAGTTAGATTCTACCCACATCAGCTATGGTGCGGGTATACGCACCAGCGTTGAATACCTTAATGCTCAGCAACAACTCTTTTCCGCAAAACGCGATTTACTGGAAGCCCGTTACCAGTATTTAATGAATATCGTACGCTTAAAAAATATTGCTGGCATTATTAATGAAGAAGATATAGCTGATATTAACCAGCAGTTGGAGGTAGAGGTCGCGGCCGAATAA